TGAGCGTAAGGGCATGATCATGGACCTCCTGAAGGACCGTATAGAAAAGATCTCCCATAGGATCTGAATTCCCGGTCCTTCCTTTCCTTTATAATAGTTTATATATCAGTTGTTTTTACAGAGGAATACTTGTAGGAGAGCCGCAAGGCTCGCAAGTACTACAGGAGGAATTGTATTGGCAGAAAAACCAACCGTAATGGCCGTGCAGAAAGCACTCGAGGGTGCAAAGAAGCGCAACTTTACTGAGACGGTTGAGTTGGCCATCAATCTCAAGGATGTCGATCTGACCATCCCCAAGAACCGTATCCAGGAGGATATCATTCTCCCGAACGGAAGGGGAAAGGCAGTGAAGATCACTGTGATTGGTGGTGGCGAACTAGCCTTGAAAGCCAAGGACGTGGCCGATCTTGTGATCACACCCGAGGAACTCGGAGCGATCGCAGACGACAAGAAGCAGGCAAAGAAGATCGCGAACAGTACCACGTATTTCATCGCTGAGGCACCTCTGATGGCTCAGGTCGGTAAGAGGCTGGGTACCGTTCTCGGACCTCGCGGAAAGATGCCGAAACCAATCGCACCGGGAGCAGATCCCGCACCGATGATCGACGGTCTCCGCAAGTCTGTGTCCATCAGAACGAAAGACAGGAAGACATTCCACGCACCCGTGGGATCCGTTGACATGGACCCTGAGAAGATCGCTGAGAACATCGATCTGGTCCTCAAGCGTGTCGAGTCTCACCTTGAAAAGGGAGAGCACAACATCGCTTCAGCCTATGTCAAGACCACCATGGGACCTGCGGAGAGGATTCTGTAAGGAGGTTTGAAGATGGCACACGTCGCAACTTGGAAGAAGGACCTGGTGAACGAGCTGGTACAGGATATGCGCGAGGCTCCAGTCGTCGCAGTTGTCGACATGGAGAACATCCCCGGACAGCAGATCCAGTCCATGAGGGCAGGACTCAGGGCCCACGCCAAGCTCAAGATGACCAAGAACAAACTGATGCTCTTGGCCATTGAGGAGGTTGCCGCGGACAAACCCGGAATCGAAGCACTCAAGGACTCAATCGATGGTCAGTGCGCGATCGTAACTACGGACATGGATCCCTTCAAACTGTTCGCACAGTTGAAGAAGACAATGTCCCCCGCACCTGCTAAGGCAGGTCAGATCGCACCCTTCGACATCGTTGTACCTAAGGGACCGACACCTTTCGGACCCGGACCGATCATCGGAGAGCTTCAGAAGATAGGCCTTCCTGCAGCAATCGAGGCAGGAAAGATAGTCGTCAAGAAGGACACGACGCTCGTCAAGGAGGGCGAACCCATCCCCGCGAACGTCGCCGGAATGCTCCCCAAACTCGAGATCCTCCCCATGATCGTGGGATTGGACCTCAGGGCAGCATACGAGGACGGAACAGTCTATACCAAGTCTGTTCTGGATATTCCCGAGGACTACTACGCCAACATGTT
Above is a window of Thermoplasmata archaeon DNA encoding:
- a CDS encoding 50S ribosomal protein L10, translated to MAHVATWKKDLVNELVQDMREAPVVAVVDMENIPGQQIQSMRAGLRAHAKLKMTKNKLMLLAIEEVAADKPGIEALKDSIDGQCAIVTTDMDPFKLFAQLKKTMSPAPAKAGQIAPFDIVVPKGPTPFGPGPIIGELQKIGLPAAIEAGKIVVKKDTTLVKEGEPIPANVAGMLPKLEILPMIVGLDLRAAYEDGTVYTKSVLDIPEDYYANMFATAAHNALALGVEIAFPTKETLPLLIAKAFRETVAVSVEAAIPNEASIKTLVAKADAQMLAVASATGYQSESVSARAGAAAAAAPVAAAEAAPAAESVKEDEPEEVSEEDAAAGLSALFG
- a CDS encoding 50S ribosomal protein L1; protein product: MAEKPTVMAVQKALEGAKKRNFTETVELAINLKDVDLTIPKNRIQEDIILPNGRGKAVKITVIGGGELALKAKDVADLVITPEELGAIADDKKQAKKIANSTTYFIAEAPLMAQVGKRLGTVLGPRGKMPKPIAPGADPAPMIDGLRKSVSIRTKDRKTFHAPVGSVDMDPEKIAENIDLVLKRVESHLEKGEHNIASAYVKTTMGPAERIL